Below is a genomic region from Nocardioides panacis.
GGATGACCGAGCCGCCCCGCCGGGTGCGGGTCACCAGCCCGCGCACCGGCGCGACCCGGCGGCGGCGCGTCACCGGCGCCTCCGAGATCGACGCGCAGACCGACCTGGGCGAGGTCTACATGACCTCGCTGCTGCGCTCCCAGCTGCGGCTCGCGCTGCTGGTGCTCGGTGCAGTCGTGGTGCTGGTGGCCGGCCTGCCCCTGGTGTTCACGGTGTTCCCCGGCCTGGTCGACGTACAGGTGCTGGGGATGCCGCTGCCGTGGGTGCTGCTGGCGTTCGCGGTCTACCCCGTGCTGCTCGGCCTGGGCTGGCTCTACGTGCGGGCGGCGGAGCGCAACGAGCGGGACTTCGCCGAGGTGGTGGAGCGGCCGTGAGCCCGGCGTTCGGCGTGGTGGCGGTGCTGCTGGTGGTGGTCGCGACGCTGTCGATCGGCGCCTACGGCTGGCGGTTCTCGCGGACCACCAGCGACTTCTTCGTGGCCTCCCGGTCCGTGCGCCCGGCGCTGAACGCGTCGGCCATCGGCGGGGAGTACCTCTCCGCCGCCTCGTTCCTCGGCGTCGCCGGGCTGGTGCTCGCGTTCGGCACCGACATGCTGTGGTACCCGGTCGGCTGGACCGCCGGCTACCTCGTCCTGCTGGTGCTGGTCGCCGCGCCGCTGCGCCGGTCCGGTGCCTACACGCTGCCCGACTTCGCCGAGGCCCGCCTCGAGTCCCGGTCGGTGCGCGGCACCTCCTCGCTGCTGGTCGTCGGGGTCGGCTGGCTCTACCTGATGCCGCAGTTCCAGGGCGCCGGGCTCTCGCTGGGCACGGTCGCCGGCACCCCGCCGTGGGTGGGCGGCACGGTGGTCGGGGCGGTGGTGCTGGTCAACGTGCTGTTCGGGGGCATGCGCAGCATCACCTTCGTGCAGGCCTTCCAGTACTGGCTCAAGCTCACCGCGCTGCTCGTCCCGGCGATGTTCCTGCTCGCCGTCTGGCGCGGCGACGGGTCGCCCGCCCTGGCCGACGGCGCGTGGGCGTCGCCGCTGGACTCCACCGAGGCGCACCCGCTCTACACGACCTACTCGATCATCGTCGCGACGTTCCTCGGCACGATGGGCCTGCCGCACGTCGTGGTGCGGTTCTACACCAACCCGGACGGCCGGACCGCCCGTCGTACGACGCTGGTGGTGCTGGCGCTGCTCGGGCTGTTCTACGTCCTGCCCCCCGTGTACGGCGCCCTCGGCAGGCTCTACGCGCCGGACCTGGTCGCCGCGGGCGCCACCGACACCGTCGTCCTCGAGCTGCCCGCGCGGATGGTCGGCGGGCTCGGTGGCGAGCTGCTGTCCGCGCTGACCGCGGCCGGCGCCTTCGCGGCGTTCCTGTCGACCTCCTCGGGGCTGACGATCGCGGTGGCCGGCGTGATCAGCCAGGACGTGATGGGCCGGCGGTTCCGTGGCGTGCGCGCCTTCCAGGCCGCGGCGGTCGTCGCGGTCGTCGTACCCCTGGGGCTGGCCGTCTCGGCGGAGGGCGTCGGCGTAGCCCGGGCGGTGGGGCTGGCGTTCGCGGTGGCGGCCTCGACGTTCTGCCCGCTGCTGGTGCTCGGCATCTGGTGGCGACGGCTCACCGACGTCGGCGCGATCGCCGGGATGGTCGTCGGCGGCCTGCTCTCCGGGGCGGCCGTCGTGCTGACCCTCCTCGACGTGGCCCGGCCCGGCTGGTCCGGGGCCCTGCTGTCGCAGCCGGCCGCCTGGACCGTGCCGGTGGCCTTCGCGACGATGGTCGTCGGCTCGCTGCTCACCCCGTCCCGGCTGCCGGCGCACGTCTCGCGCACGATGGTCCGGCTGCACACCCCCGAGGCGGTGGCCCTGGACCGCGGGCCGCAGCCGCTCTGACCGTTCGTCGTCCGTTCCGGGCCGCCTGCCGCACCGGTGGCCGCGCCCCCTCCCCGCGGGTCGCCGCCGTCCCTAGCGTGACGGGCATCACAGCCCGGTCACCGACCGGGCCGACGACCCTGAGGTGATCCGGATGAGCGACGAAGAGACGACATCGGCGGCCGAGCCGCCGGCCTGGAAGGCCCACGGGACCTCCGGCCACGCGGTCTACGAGGAGCTGGCCGCCTCCGAGGACTTCCACGA
It encodes:
- a CDS encoding cation acetate symporter produces the protein MSPAFGVVAVLLVVVATLSIGAYGWRFSRTTSDFFVASRSVRPALNASAIGGEYLSAASFLGVAGLVLAFGTDMLWYPVGWTAGYLVLLVLVAAPLRRSGAYTLPDFAEARLESRSVRGTSSLLVVGVGWLYLMPQFQGAGLSLGTVAGTPPWVGGTVVGAVVLVNVLFGGMRSITFVQAFQYWLKLTALLVPAMFLLAVWRGDGSPALADGAWASPLDSTEAHPLYTTYSIIVATFLGTMGLPHVVVRFYTNPDGRTARRTTLVVLALLGLFYVLPPVYGALGRLYAPDLVAAGATDTVVLELPARMVGGLGGELLSALTAAGAFAAFLSTSSGLTIAVAGVISQDVMGRRFRGVRAFQAAAVVAVVVPLGLAVSAEGVGVARAVGLAFAVAASTFCPLLVLGIWWRRLTDVGAIAGMVVGGLLSGAAVVLTLLDVARPGWSGALLSQPAAWTVPVAFATMVVGSLLTPSRLPAHVSRTMVRLHTPEAVALDRGPQPL